The genomic region TCGAGTTTGATTTATAGATGAGACAATTCCTTTGTTTTATCTTACTCAGGTGAAATTTCACATGGTCGAATTATACAAGACACAAAGACTTCAAGTCGTTCCATAAATGCATCAGCTCCTTTCGAAAAGGTAAGTTTGAAGCAGAACCATCATAATGAAATAAGGTAATATTTGAGCTCTGCTCTTTGGGAGAAGCAAAAATAGAGAAAACCAACATGATATACTctcaaatcaaacattttattataaattacatgTAATTTAAAGGTATGCAAAATAGAACTTACAGTGAGGTATGCTATGATACAATAATGGCTTTAAGCCTTAATTAATATCCAACATTTCATAGATTACAGAGGTTTGAAAGAGGGGAGAAAAGCAGTTCGAGTGGATTCATCCTCCCATTCTACGTCTTTACACCACCCATTCTCTCCTTTAATGATGAGCCTCTGTCCTTTTGCAGTATTGGAGTTTAGTGGGAATTTCTTCAGCATTGGGCATTTTACAATTGATATTTTCTTCAGCCGTGGGAAAGGCAGAGCATGGTAGTATATTGTATTCATTTAagtggttttatattttatttaattaaaaattttgtttctaaaattttaaagctAATATATCATTTAATATTCGATTTTTCTCATGATTTTAGTACCCAAAAATTATAGTGATAACACCCAAAAATTATAGTGATAACATTTTTGATACTGATTACCTATAATACATTAGTGCATCTTTTTTAATGAGATCATTTTCTGGATATAAATAACAATACACGAAACAAGATTTCACTTTTTCATCAACTTATACTCACTTAGTACCTAGTATTTCTCAAAATTATTAACACACCACGAGAATCTGCAGAAGTGGACACACACTCTTAATTATAACACTATGATAAAGGCGCATAAATTATTTGATGGAAATATTACAAAATCAAGTTGAAATTAGGCATAGTATTCTTACCTCTATACATAATCTTTCTCTGTTAATGTTATTTTAGTGTTACAAGAGGGGCTAAATTCAAAATGCAAAGGAAGTGGGAGAAGGAGATGTCTAATAACTATACTCATCAAACATTTAACTAATCAGTTTGCTGTAACTTATTAAATTCAAAGATTGCCATTTGAATATTAATTACAATAACTTGTTTATGAGTCTATAATTATAGAGAATTTATATACATAATCTCACTTTTAGTAATCGTGTTTGAGTAAAGATGTTCACAAATTAAGCTGAGCTCATATACGATATCGAAACAATGGTTAAGTtggttttaataatttttaataataatttatataataataatttttattattaaaatattaaaaaataatcagtaaataatttgtataataataattttttattatatatatttaaatttgaaacACCTAATCTAATCATATAACCATATTTCAACATTGAAACACATTGAAACATCATTGTTAATATTTGTACTTGCATGATCTCAGATTCTACAATcataaacaattttaaaatgttaataaTTTGTATTAATgagttttaatataaaatattaaaatttatattatgtgaccgttattttattataatataattctcaatatttagtatctaataagttTTTTTATTGATAACATgtataataaatgaaaataaattatattttattaacttattaaaacttaaattttaaatttttaaaattcagaaTTTATACTTAACATATTTTTCTCTcctataaaaatttcatatttaaatataCAGAAATACAAACTAAAACAACATttataagaaaattttaattttactataattatggaaattttagttataaaattaaaagaaaatgatatGATGGGTTGAAAGTTATACttcaaatttaaattcattaacatAATATATTTTCAAAATCATACTAAAGAAAAAGTCTCTGTAAAACAAAGAACCAAGCTACATGTAATCTAGGGATAGACACAATAGAACTTACAATGAGGTATATTATGATACAATCAAGGTTTTAGGCGTTAATTAATGTCCAACATTTATTAGAATAGACCAGGTttgaaagaagagagaaaagcaATTCGACTGGATTCATCCTCCCATTCTACATCTTTCCACCATTCCACCTCAGGTTTGAAAGAAGGGAGAAAAGCAACTCGAGTGGATTCATCCTCCCATTCTACATCTTTCCACCATCCCTCCTCTCCTCCAATGACGAGCCTTTGTCCTTTTGCACTATTGGAGTTTAAAGGGAGCTTCTTCAACACTGGGCATTCTAGAATTTTGATTTCCTCCAGTTGCGGGAAAGGCAGAGCATGGCGGTATATTGTTTTCATTTCGGGCAAATCTTTTAGATAAAAAACCTCAAGTTTAGAAAATAAGTTACCATCTGCCTTGGACTTAGTGACTTCATCAAGCTTTTCCTCGTTGATAATTTCTTCTAAACCTTGGCAGCTGATTATAAATAGTCCTAACAAATTTGGAGCAAAAATTATCCAACTCACATCCTTCAATCGAGTGCAATAACATAGGCTTACAAATTGAAGGCTATGGAAGCGTCCCACACTTTCAATTATGTTGCTTTCAATCTTCACTTCTTCCAGATACATACAAAAAGAAAATGCTAAACTCTGTAGATGTGGCACATTTGCTAAAGCCAACATATTCAATGATCTTGAATCCATGAAATCTTCAAGGCTTACATATTCAAAGGTAAAGCTTAAGAACTTGTTGAACCTCGAAGCATTTTCCAACTCTGAAGCGCTTCTAAAAGTAATGGTTACcacattcaaatattttaaatGCTCCATTTCCTCGAAAACCAACGAACATCTATAACCACAACCCACCATTTTCAGTACTTGCAACTTGGAGAAACTGGATATCAGTTGTTGAGGGATCATACTCAGCCTGCTTGTTTTctccaaattcaaatatttcagcTTTGCTAGGGCCTTCAATTCGACTGGCAACTTTTTTATTCCTGTCCGTGACAAATTGAGATGTTCTAGTGAAACCAACTTTGCAATTCCTACCGGCAATTCTTCCAAATTCATATTTCTAGACAAGTCCAGAACCCTTAGCATCGGCATGAAATTAAAGAAATCATTGATGATTACCTTCAAATGATTACTCCTAAGAAACAAAGTTTGGAGATTGGGACATTCCAATATCTCAGTTAGATTTTCAATTTGATTCTCCATCAGCGACATTCTTGTTACCTCTTCCCACTTTTTAGCTTTCGGTTGTTCCTTTAACTGAACACCTGATTTTACAAAAAACTTCTCCTTCTCAGATTCACCAGCAATCCACAAAGTCATGTCACGAATCACATCGTGCATCTTTACAAAGAGATTACCTTCTTTCTCCAATAAGCCTACGTCAATAAGAGAACCTATAATGAAAAGTCCCTGGTTTCTGGCACTGCTCAAATTGGTATGCTTGTCCAAAAGTCCTTCCCCGATCCAACAATCTACTAGTTCCTCTTTTGGGATGCTATAATCTTCTGGATATAAAGAACAATACAAGAAACAAGATTTGACTCTTTCACTCGTTAAACAGTCATAACTGAATTTTAACTTGGGATACATCTCTTTCCCTACCCCTGGGAACACAGAGGCTGCTGATTGCCTTAAAACTTCAATAGCATATTCCCATTCTGGAGGGCTCTTCTTGGATGCCATGGCTCGCCCAATTGTAACGAGAGCGAGAGGTAGTCCTGCACATTCTTGAACCACCGCTTCAGCTAACTTGCGAAAATCTGGATGCATTTGAAGGGTTTCTGACGCCAACCTTCTCCTCGAACAGTTTGAAAGCTTCTCCTGGTGGTAAACATTGCACTCTGATATTATTATCCATGTTCGGTTGCATTTGACAGCACACGTCAAGACGACGAGTTGTGAAAATGACTTTAGAGCCATTTTCTTGTGTTGGAAGAGGTACCCCAACTCTTGTGAGATCAAACCATTCCCATATATCATCCAACAACAATGCAAACTTCCTTTTACATAATACCTTGAAGATGCCTTCAGCTTTCTCATCAAGGCTCTTAGATTTCCAACCTTCATTAGAAAGGCCTATTCTTTCGGCAATTTGATCCTGGACTCTCTCAATTGGCCGATCTTGTGATGCAACTGCCCAAATGACATGGTAATCATGGGTAGTATCATGGAATTTGTTATTGATTTGGTTTAGGAGGGTTGTCTTGCCAACCCCTCCTAAGCCATATATGCCAATAATTCCCACTTGTTCCGTTTGAAGACAGCTCCAAACCTTGTTGAAATTGGACTCTAAACCCACAGTTGGCTGACTAGGTCTTTCAGTTGCTGGAGGAAGTGGTGGCTTGCTGGCCACCTCACTGAAATCTCCATTCTCCTTCTGGTCTTTCACCTCTTGGAGTTTTTTGGCAATTTTCTTCCCGAACTTGATGCTGGACCTAGGATGAGTGGAGCAACAACCTCCCATACATAGATTTTCAACATGCTGAGGACTTTGGACAATCAATTGATCAGCATCGTTTATCAGAGTTTCAGCCCTCGAAAGCCAACCCTCAACTTGGTTTAGCCGCTTAAGCTGCTGCTCATCTTCAGCAATTCTGACCCTGCTCATCAGATCACTCCTGAGCTCCTTCAGTCCTGCTACTTCAGCTTGTAAAGCATGCAGGTTATCTTCGAGGTTGCATATATAACTTGCCTGTCCAGTCGCACAATCCAAGCAACGGGTAATGATGGGATCGAGTGAAAGTGAGATTGAGAAGATATTACCCATACCTGGTTTTGATTGTAGAAGAGTGAGTTCAACAATCTGGAAATAGAAGCAAGGAATAAATCAAAGATGCTTATGGAGTTCTATGAAAGTTTGACACTACAAAGGGGAGAAAAACAAAGACAAACTGTTGGAAGTTCACATGCATTTTgatacccaaaaaaaaaaaaaaagagatagtGAATATGATGATAATTACAGTAAATTGTGTAAAATCATTGACTTGGTGGGAAGACTTGCATTGCACACAGCTCTCTTTTATCCCACTTTATTTGGTTTTAACACAATCGGTCCATTGTAAGGCATATTTTGTGTGCAGTGGATACCATATGCAATTTCTTATTCTATTTGACAACTTGAGCAACATTAATAcaacatattttaattaatcataGTAGGTGTAAAGTTTGTTTAATATAAAAATCAGGCAAGTTGTGAGCTACCTCTTTCTTTAAAGGCTTCCACTTCAACAAAGATAAAGGAACCTCAATTATTAAGATTCCATCAGAAAAGAAAGACTAAGATGAGCATGTTGGGTAGAAACTCACAACTTGCTTTGCCCTGCATTAGCTTCCCACAGCATTCATGTATGAGATATTCACAAGCACTATCATTGCCACTTAAAAAAACATCAGCAAAAAACAGAAAACACTGGAAGATCAAGGTAACTGAATTCATGACCATATATGCCAATGGAAGAATTCAGAAATTGTTTCAGGGGTTATCATAATCCAATTAAAGACATGGAACACATATAAAAAATTGTGCTTACACATCTTTGTGAGTATGTAGTTATTAAGTAGTATAGCCACCAACTTATTGCAAAATTAATGCCCTCTGCAGTCATCTGGTTCTCAACCTTCAAAGCAGGTGTCTAGATTCAAAATGCAGAGGAGGTAAGTTGAGCACTATAGACAAAATAAAAAAGATATGAGGATTTTCACTCATAAGCTTCATGTTAcaatattatataatatgattAAACCATAACTAATTGCATATCCTAATTTCAATATTCATATTTTACTTAACACGTTATCTATTTAGAACATAGTTAAAttacttctttaaaatttaagaTAAATGGGCATAATTTGTTGATtaaaaatatgctaaaaatataTCACAATTTGTTGATTAAAAATGTAGGAAGatttaaaattattaacaattataaataaaatactatatttttaaatattttaaaatgatttatatttataaatatttttcagAAAAATAGTTTTTTCCAAAACTGTTTTAAACTAAAAAAACTATATAaacaagtatttaaaataataaaaataattatatattgtaTTAAATGTAagtggttttatattttatttaattaaaaattttgtttctaaaattttaaagctAATATTTATTTAAAGACTTAATATATCATTTAGTATTTGATTTTTTCTAGTGATTTTAGTACCAAAAATTACAGTGTTAACTTTTCTTATAATTTACTAATTACCTATGCTGGCTTTCACAGGTTCAAAAGTTGAAAAAAATTTTACCAAATACAACTTCATCACAGgtattgttgtaacaccccaaacctggcctagacgttatggccgaatctggcgatatcacattgaagtgtttttcgtaaagtgtgaTATCGATGAAAATTCTTTTtctatttaacctctttgtgtgatcttaaTGATGATTTTAAGACGTgtcgttcattttcaaaatgtgAGTCATTGTCAAAAAGTTATTCACATTAGaacgtttttaatttttaaaacgtcATTTATTGCGAAAGCTCTTAAAACAGGTTGCATATTCGTGGTAtctttgataaaatatttatctttttgaaagcccgtgtcttttcctactgctagcagttataaaccaaaacaaataaaaatcctaaattaaaaatagaaattcaaAGAGGCCATTATTACAGTAAAATACCCAAAAATTAAATCGAAATCATAAAATACTGTTTTAAAATTAGACAGGTCGTGTGGCCACCGCTGAGTCCTCCATTGCACCGATCCGCCCATGTCTGGGAATTACTTATACAATTAAAACAGGAGGGTGAGTTTactaaaactcagtgtgtaatcccatataacaCAACCAGACAGAAAGCATatacaatctgggcctaagcccatttcaataacgattcagtttcagttagggccctagcccattacaatatcaataATAGGTTGGGCCTAAGCCTATCTCAGTAACAGTAAcggtacagatatgcaatcaggAAATCCTACTCAACTAGCCTCTACattccatctccgtccaaccatACACTTCATATgggaatataatcaacccacccatccctacactccaagatataccagttgcggcactaaacagtattttgGTAAAGAAAAACAGAGAGAAAGAAAATTCGCAGGTAAACAAAGACAAACTGTTGGAAGTTCACatgtattttggtaccaaataataattaaaatataaaataatcaaagatgtttaaaattttacataaatGTTTACAAAGTTTGTTTATTGAAATGCTTAATATATCATTTAATATTTAAGtttgataaatttttttaatGTGATACCTGTATTTcaaaaaagttatatattttgataactaaaagttataatattataaagtttgaagttttatgattttattaataGAATGATTATTTTAGTAGAATGATCCAATAAAGGAATTCACATGTTGGACCTACATCTCTCTTTCTCTTTCAAGGGTTCCACTTTCTTTGGTAGCTTTGGGCAGGGCATTATGGGTGCTGATATTTATGACAGATAAAAGGATTTGTCTTTTGTGTGGAAACCATTCCCCTCATTGGCAACTTGCAATCAACCAGTGAATCTGCAATTTTAGAACCTGAATTTTATTCTAAAGTCTGAATTCCAATTTGGCATGCTGAGGTGTTATGACAGATGACAGGAAATTCTTGTCTTTTGTGTGGAAACCACTCCCCTCATTGGCAACTTGCATTATTGAGGAGGACTAAGATCCcatcaaaaaaaaagaaaaaggaatacTAATAGCAGCATGTGTAAGATGTTAGGCAGTAACATCTAACATTACTCTGCCACCTTCCTAGCAATTCATCAGCAAATGAAATCCCTGTTCTAGGAATGTAAAGAGAAGTAAAGAACTAAAGCACCTACAGCCTTGGACATTTTTGTTATCCAAATGGGAGCTAGAGTTCCAAAAAAGGCTTTTCTCACTTACTGATAGGACTGAATCAGTAGCATTCATACAAGCGCCATTATTGCCACTTAAACAATGATCAGAAAAGGAAACACAAGAGACAGCATTGGAAGACGAAGGCCACAAAACCTAAGACCATATGTTTAATGATACATATATGACAATAAAATCCTACTTGTTATTTGAATAACTATCGTTATTTGACAACAAAATAGACAGCATTTGTAGTTTACAGAGGTATGAAAAAAAGGAGAAAAGCAATTTGAGTGGATTCATCTTCTCATTCTACATTTTTCCACTACTATTCATCTTCTAAAATGATGAGCGTTTGTCCTTTTGCAGTATCGGAGTTTAGTGGGAGCTTCTTCAGCATTGGGCATTCTACAATTGATATTTCCTTCGGCTGTGGAAAAGGCAGAGCATGGCAGTATAATGTCAAGGttggaagaacttgagaaagaagAACTTCAGCTGAAGATGAGTTGAGTAAAGCTGCTGAAAGTGTTGGTGATGAAGATGGACGGACTAAAGCTGGTTTTCATAGAAAAAAATATGGTGGTTACAGTTATCTTGATCATGGTCGAAGATATTGAGAGGTAATGTTGGGACTTGGTGCTTTTCATCTGTTAATACAAATGTATGTTGAATGTGTCACTTATGAAATAGGTGTATGAGTCTGAGTGAAGGAAACAACAACAGCAGTCCAAAGGCAAAGAACCAATTGAAGAGATGTCCAATAAATATAAGAATCAGGATTTAACTAATCAGTTTGCTGTACGTGATTAAATCTTTGTATGCCTTCTTTGTCTTTTAGCCTTTCTTTGATAATCCTTCTAACTTATTGATAAATGAAGCCTGAAGTCTTTATATTAGAAATGCAGTCTACTTGATTGACAGAGGAACCTGTTACCAAAGGTAACTACGATGGTTATGTTTCTGACTTATGCATGTGGTCTCGAGAAGGGGAAAGAAATTATGTTATCTACTGGTAGATGTGAATATCATTTCGAGTTTGATTTATAGATGAGACAATTCCTTTGTTTTATCTTACTCAGGTGAAATTTCACATGATCGAATTATACAACAAGACACAAAGACTTCAAGTCCTTCCATAAATGCATCAGCTCCTTTCGAAAAGATAAGTTTAAAGCAGAACCATCATAATGAAGTAAGGTAATATTTGAGCTCTGCTCTTTGGGAGAAACAAAAATAGAGAAAACCAACATGATATACTCTCAAATTCaaacattttattataaattacatgTAATTTAAAGATATGCAAAATAGAACTTACAGTGAGGTATGCTATGATACAATAATGGCTTTAAGCCTTAATTAATATCCAACATTTCACAGATTACTGAGGTTTGAAAGAGGGGAGAAAAGCAGTTTGAGTGGATTCATCCTCCCATTCTACATCTTTCCACCACTCCTTCTCTCCTTCAATGATGAACCTCTGTCCTTTTGCACTATTGGAGTTTAGTGGGAGTTTCTTCAGCATTGGGCATTTTACAATTGATATTTTCTTCAGCTGTGGGAAAGGCAGAGCACGGTAGCATATTGTCTTCATTTTAGGCAGACGACATAGATCCAACTCCTCGAGCCTAGAAAATAAGTTTTTATTTGCCTTCGACTCAGTGACTTCATCAAGTTTTTCCTTACTAATAATTTCTTCTAAACTGTTACAATCACGTATAAGTAGTTTTTCCAAATGTGGAGCAAAAATTACCCAACTCACATCCCTCATTTGTTTGCAATAGGTTAGG from Gossypium arboreum isolate Shixiya-1 chromosome 1, ASM2569848v2, whole genome shotgun sequence harbors:
- the LOC108483388 gene encoding LOW QUALITY PROTEIN: probable disease resistance protein At5g63020 (The sequence of the model RefSeq protein was modified relative to this genomic sequence to represent the inferred CDS: deleted 1 base in 1 codon), which codes for MGNIFSISLSLDPIITRCLDCATGQASYICNLEDNLHALQAEVAGLKELRSDLMSRVRIAEDEQQLKRLNQVEGWLSRAETLINDADQLIVQSPQHVENLCMGGCCSTHPRSSIKFGKKIAKKLQEVKDQKENGDFSEVASKPPLPPATERPSQPTVGLESNFNKVWSCLQTEQVGIIGIYGLGGVGKTTLLNQINNKFHDTTHDYHVIWAVASQDRPIERVQDQIAERIGLSNEGWKSKSLDEKAEGIFKVLCKRKFALLLDDIWEWFDLTRVGVPLPTQENGSKVIFTTRRLDVCCQMQPNMDNNIRVQCLPPGEAFKLFRRRLASETLQMHPDFRKLAEAVVQECAGLPLALVTIGRAMASKKSPPEWEYAIEVLRQSAASVFPGVGKEMYPKLKFSYDCLTSERVKSCFLYCSLYPEDYSIPKEELVDCWIGEGLLDKHTNLSSARNQGLFIIGSLIDVGLLEKEGVQLKEQPKAKKWEEVTRMSLMENQIENLTEILECPNLQTLFLRSNHLKVIINDFFNFMPMLRVLDLSRNMNLEELPVGIAKLVSLEHLNLSRTGIKKLPVELKALAKLKYLNLEKTSRLSMIPQQLISSFSKLQVLKMVGCGYRCSLVFEEMEHLKYLNVVTITFRSASELENASRFNKFLSFTFEYVSLEDFMDSRSLNMLALANVPHLQSLAFSFCMYLEEVKIESNIIESVGRFHSLQFVSLCYCTRLKDVSWIIFAPNLLGLFIISCQGLEEIINEEKLDEVTKSKADGNLFSKLEVFYLKDLPEMKTIYRHALPFPQLEEIKILECPVLKKLPLNSNSAKGQRLVIGGEEGWWKDVEWEDESTRVAFLPSFKPEVEWWKDVEWEDESSRIAFLSSFKPGLF